GTCAATGTTAGCTGTAACTAATTTATCGATGGGTCCTGGACAGAATACTTCGATTAAAGCAAACACAACATCTGCACGCTTAAGTTCATGTGAATTTCTGTTAATATGAAGAACTCTTCCAAAGTTTTGTGCGACTTCAATGGAGCAATTTGAAGAAACACACTCGTAAGGAATACCCGAGATCGCTACTTTAGAAAACCTTGAATACTTTAGGCTACGTAGACTCATCGGGATAACCTCAAGAAATTCGTCTACACTTAAAGTTGGTCCCATCGTCATTCTTTTGAAGCTCTCTTCATCCGAACATTGGACAATGTACCCAAAAAGACCCCACGCAGAGATCAAATGTATAGCAATGAAACGACCCTTAAGCCATTTGAGCAGCTTTAAGGCCGTGATGGGAGTTTTATCAATGATAAGAGCTGTTAAGTGAATTCGATTACTCACTTCTGAGTTACGTGACAGATTAATAAAAGGAAAATTAAAGAAAGTTTTTATGTTAGATGACTGAAAATGTTGAGAAGGAGTGACAGGATTCAAATCCTTCTTAGCATAGTTCACTGTAATTCTCATTCCATTAATGATCTTGCCATTCAAAGAGTCAATAACATTGGTTGCCTGTATAATATTTTGAAGTTTAACAAAGGCAAAGGTTCGATCCTTTCTCCATGAAAAACCCAATATAGTATTGAATCCTTGCAAGATATTATGGATAGTAGAAGGATTAGTTAAACGTGAAAGATTGCCCAAGAAGATGGTGGATTTTCGTGAGAAAGGTGGTTGATTCTTTGAAGATTTAGGGTTATAAGTGGAATTGGGTTTAATTGGGATGGAATTGAGAAAGGTGGGTATGAAAGGTTGAGAGGATTTGGTGGTCATGTTTGTTTGGAAGATAATACTTGTACTATCTATTATCGAAGAGTGGAATGGCCAATTGAAAGAGTAAAATGACAAAGCAATTAATAGGGAGTAATTGAACTTACCGGAAAAGAAGAAAATAGTTGCCGGAAAATTATTTCTCCGATGGGCACATTTCCCAAGTCAGAGAGTAAGATTTCCGTTTAGTTAAGAGGAAGGACCAAATGCTCATCAATAAAGTGAGATGTACATCGAAGAATGATACAAatcatttaataaaatatatatatatatatatatatatatatatgtgtgtgtgtgtgtgtgtgtatatatatatgtgtgtgtgtgtgtgtgtgtgtctatatatatatatatatatatatatatatatatatatatatatatatatatatatatatatatataggggcaggatcaatggggaagtaaccaagcggggggaagcaaaaaaaaaatttgatttttgaaaaaactttgttcacgaacattatagattggatgaaaataagaacatttagaaaagacacttcgtgatgaatgttattattttggcggaaaaacgattaacaaaaataacattcaagataatattgttcgtgaagaatgttaacattttttttcatgttttgtgaagtaaaatttagcccgatttagagtttagggtttagggtttagtgttttgggtttattctataaacccaaaacaccaaaccctaaaccctaaaccctaaactctaaaccgttcgtgttaaaaactcaatctaaatcctaaatctaaactctaaatctaaaccctaaaccctaaatttctaaaccctaatatctaaaccctataaaccctaatatctaaaccctaatatctaaaccctaatgtctaaaacctcaacatacgctcgaaaaacatgataattgttatatattacttcttcgagcgtttttccgccaaaataataacattcatcacgaagtgtcttttctaaatgttcttattttcatccaatctataatgttcgtgaataaagttttttcaaaaaacgaaaaaaaaaatttgcttccccccgcttccccccgattgattacttccctcttgatcctaccactatatatatatatatatatataaatatatatatatatatatatatatatatatatatatatatatatatatatatatatatatatatatatatatatatatatatatatatatatatatatatatatatagtttttttaaAGGTGGAACGTTATATGGTTGATTTGTAGTAAGTGAAAAAGttaaaacaataataaagtgaaaagTTATGTAGTTAATTTgtgagaaaataataataatgataagttgttAAAAAGCTAAAAATTATGTGGTTAATTTGTAATAAGTAAAAAGTTTTATAGTTGATTCATAAAAATTGTGAAAAACTTTGTAGTTAATTTGTAAAACGTGAAAGTTTTGTGTTAATTTAAGTTGTGCGGTTGATTTTGTAGTAAGTAAAAGTTTTGTGGTTGATTTATAAAAAGTATGAAAAGTTTTGTGGTTGATTTGTAAAAAGTGAAATTTTGTTGTTAATTTGTAAAAAATGAAAAGTATAATATTCATGAATTTTGTGTTTTAGAtaagttatgtgattgatttgtagtAAGTGAAAAGTTTTGCGATTAATTTGTAAAAAGTGTGAAAAGTTATGgctgatttgtaaaagtgaaaagtTTCATGTTAATTTTTAAAAATGAAAAGTATACTATGTATGAATTTTGTGTTTTAGATAATGGTATAATATGATTGTAAAAGAACTTTATATcattattcttttctatttatgaaaATGGATCGTtaatttgaaacattatataatgaaaataatgaaaaaTAAATTTTCGATAGAGAAAGTAAATTGGTAGTTTATGACAAAACGGAGGTGATGTATGAATTATCTCATTTTTTAGGTGCAAAATGttataaagattttttttttttttttttttttgcaaattgaTTAATATCTCTTTCATAAACTCGTCACATATTTCGTTATCATAAACTTTGCAATGCAACATTATGAAAGCAATACGTAAAATTATTAGCAATTAGCAATTAGCAATGAAAACAAAGCTCATGAGATGGTATAAAGTCAACTCAAGTCAAAATAAGAGAAAATAAAGTCTAGAAGGTATTCTGTAAATACTGCAAATTTGAAGTTCAAGAGTGTTCTGTAAATAATAAAGTACCGGGGACTGAAGTTGTAACTTAGCTAAAATATTTTTGCTATAGTCGTTAGGGTTGTTGCTAGGTGGTTAGCGGCGGTTAATTGTAATTTAGGCATATAATCATTTATAATTCATTTGTAAAATCAGATAGTGAGTAATGAAATGTTGTTTGCTCTCAAAGTATGTGTAtgttcaaattttttttatttttctttttggaaAAGCTAAATTTCATTAAACACCAAAGCTCAAAATGAGCATGCATTTACACCTTGCCTACAAAACGCAAACAAAGAAAACGCCAAAAAAAGAAAACCTCATATACAAAACACCAATATGTGTCTCAATGACAAGAAAAAAACGCCATCAACCAATTTCTATCAGCTTGATGCCGTTTTTCTTTTTGGAAAAGCTAAATTTCATTAAACACCAAAGCTCAAAATGAGCATGCATTTACACCTTGCCTACAAAACGCAAACAAAGAAAACGCCAAAAAAAGAAAACCTCATATACAAAACACCAATATGTGTCTCAATGACAAGAAAAAAACGCCATCAACCAATTTCTATCAGCTTGATGCCGTGATCCTCCAAGGGCTTGCTTTCCAGTCAATCGCTGATATCGGCCACTTTTTCTTGCGGGAAAATATCCAAAGATGCGAGAGCAGGTTTGAAGACGCCAAAACATTCTCGTTTAGAATAGCTCTCCACCTATTTACCGGATTGTATATTATTTTATTTCTCCATTTTCATATCGACTATTAAAGAACGTATCTCGAAGCTAGACACCCCAAATTTGAGGTGTCATCAAGTTTGCCCCACTGATTGCATTTGGAATCCCATTCGGTATTGTTCGATTCAAACCCCACCAGTTGCAAAAACCCCGCCATATTGGGATCATGTAGCTCCATTTAGTGAACAAATTATCGAAATCTTCAATTGATTCTAGGTTGGGATTATACATGACTATTTCTATGTGTCATATGTGTCATgttaatctcatatttttaaacttaAATTACAAAAACTTTTGTATTGTATTGTATAATTATAGACGATATATCGCATTTTTTAACAAGGGTTGTGATAAATCCACACTTTATATTGATAAGTTATTTGAAAATTGTATTAACATGTTGTATATTACAATCAATTAATCAATGCTCAATTTTGAaatttgatatattatatattatataaaataataaaattgagtattttttttaaaggcaaattatatatatatatatatatatatatatatatatatatatatatatatatatatatatatatatatatatatatatatatataaaaattaaaaataatgtaCAAGGTGGGGGGTAGCCGAATTAGCTACCAACACCAAACACGAAGAAATACAAACATGTTACACGAGAGGACAAAAATACACAACACGAAGACCATTACAAAGATTACATACAACACTCATCGCGGGTCATAATTCACGTCCAATACGTTTGAGGATGTCGGATTAAGAAGCCATTGATGCCAAGACGAAAAGAATTTTCTCGAACGATTTTTTACCCACTGACTTCACTCGAGTTTTAAACAGCTTATTAATCAAGTACGGAGTATAACCATGAGTGTGGTGGTTGAATGGTTATGACCATGGCTTCCATagtggaggtcatgggttcgattccaGGCACCCACAATTATCCACTCATGATcacggaggttcgcctgcaatgactccgggctGCTCGCGTAGCGAGTAGTCGTCCTGGGATTAGTCAAGTTGACCGTTTGGATAcccaggttaaaaaaaaaaaaaaaaaaaatcaagtacgGAGTATATAATAAAAACTGTATTTGGTTTTTGTATGTTCAATACTAAGTAGTCATGGTTTGTTTTTTTCAATATTTTATATAAGGGATTATGTATGTGGAGGCTACCCAAATTTATAAATATGTGTTTTTAGTCAACtcaactataaaaattattttgaaGACTATCCAAATTAATATTTTGTGCAAAATATACCAAAATATAACCAAATTTATAGATGTCGAAATGACACAAATAACCGTaggttataataacattaatgttagTGTACATTTGTCCAACTCCAAATGCGTATATATTGCTGTTAGTTTACATTTTTTCCGATTAGCTTCAAGTATTTTGGGAAAAATTTGAATTTTCTTTTTAAGAAAAAAAAGAACAGGTAAAATATGAATTTAAGTGGGTTGTAAATTTATTTTTAAATTCGAGAGCATAAAAAACAAATTGATAAATTATGTTTCATGAGgactaagtatatatatttatatttatttattatttatatttatatttatatacggaGTAAATGAGTAATTCATTactggtatatcttttcaaaaatgTGAACTGTAAAAAAGATAGACTTAGTAGAATTTATTACATTGCAATAATAAATGAGGTCCAGTAAGTTGAAAGATGAAAGGGGGTTAGGTTGTGACTTGTACAAAATCGTAGACAAATTTTTACAATTTATAGATGATAAGAAAACAAGGTAAAACCGCACGCGAATCAAACACAAGTAATTCGCCATTTTCCCCACTAACCGAATCATACCCGACTCCTCCACTATAACCCGACTCAACATTAATCTGCTTACCGACCCGACCCGCTATCACTCGACATACAAGCATTGCTTTCCGGCCTTTACCCCCACCGCCACGTTCATGCGCTACACCGCTGCCGGAAAATGTACACAACGCCGACCGCTTACCCCGCTGAAACGACCACCAACCACCTCCGGCTGTTTCATACGCGCCACCGCCACCGGTGGACCCCAAACATTGAAACCTCATTACCTCATTTCCATCGGCAACACACCGTGAGTGGTCTTCATCAATCTGATTTGAACCGGACCCGGATTTGACTAACTCTCTATATTCTTCGAAGTGGTTGACGGTTCGGGCCGAATTCTGGACTTTAAAAACCATCTCTATCCGACCCGAGAAAACCTTGGGTACAGACCAGCTGGTGTGAAATATTATCTCTACCACATTACGTGACGGATGTCCCTCCGGTAGATCAGTCAACGCTGGAAAATGTGATTCCGATGGACGTCGTGGATTGGACGCTCCGTTGGCGGTTCGAACCCGGGTTGCGGGCGTATCGGGTTTTCTTGAAGTGGGTTTATTTGTATCTGTTTGAGAGTGTTTGGCTTTTGTAGGTTTATTATTGTGTTTTGTAATAGTAGTAGTGTCGACAACATCTTTTAGACTTTGAAAACTTTTTCTACAACTTGAAGATGCGGAAAGAATATGcatctggtggtggtggtggtgaacgACGTCGTCTGCAGCTCTCGCTTTGCATTGTAACGACTTTACCCATCCTGCCGCCATCACCGGcggcttttttttttttcttttcctttagCCCTTCAATTTCAGATACAAAATGGCAATATTtctttttttatcttttttttttgttGTATGAGAATAAGGAGAATAGAAGAATAAGAGAAAGGATGTGTTTGTGAGTGTATATTTTTTGTGTTGGTTGGAAGAATGATGTTGAAAAAAATACAATGAAAGTGAAATAGTTTCATAATATGTTAAAAAGACAAAAATGCCCATCAGAAATTTTAATAATTACATGACCACGTGGGGAAGGGAAGCAACCAAATGGGGGTATTAAATTGAAGGATCCAAAAGCCCATTAATGGTGGTCAGGCTGTTTGAGAGAGAgatgaatatgatgatgattccacgTTACCATATTTCATGGTCATGGAAATTCAAATTATACCATGATTTGTGCTAATCTTATGATTGTTTTAGACTTTCAACTAttctttcttttttatttttatgaTTGTTTTCTTTAATTATTTTTAATCTGTAACATATCGTATATCGTATATTACGATAATAATGCAATTGCATGTATTGTATATCATGAAATCATGAATTTGGAAGGATTCGGCAATCATTACTGCTGACTAATTAAGACGACTTTTAGAATTAGCATCTCTATATTACGGAGTACTAGTTTTTTACAATCGACGGTAAGTAATTATAGCTATGTTGTCTCAGAAGGATGGTGATACATTCTATCATTGAAAATGATAAATTAATCACATTTGTGTATTAATTATTACAGTAAttaatttaattacttttataaaacaaatatataatGTAAAAGTGTGGTAATCTATTACGGAGTAttttcaataatatatatatatatatatatatatatatatatatatatatatatatatatatatatatatatatatatatatatatatatatatatatatagtaaaacctctataatttaatactcgataaattaataatctcgataaaattaataatttgtctGGTCCCAACTTGGGACCAGTATAAAATTGGATCTcaatcgataaaataataagataataagcTTTTTGAAATTCCAATATAAATATATTGGTTCCAacaaaattataaattaataattactaaaatattctaaaattctagtaaaaaatgAATCTATAGTCactcgttgttttttttttttttttttttttttttttgtgaacttCAAATCTATATTAAGTTCATCTTTAAATATCCTCACAGTTAGCTGATAGGAACTCCGATGATCTCTTAAAGGTGTTTGATACCTTGGCTAACTTTAAAATTGAAAGTTTTGTCAACCCAGTGTCGCAAATATTGTTGAGTGCATCCTCGGTGATCTCTTTTATACTGCATAATTATTTACGTTGTTGATTGGCCATCGTTGATTTTTTTAACACCTTAAAGATTAGAAGTCATATTTGAtgtgattttaaaatttatcattagaCTTTTTATAGTGTTCAATctagatttatgtatattaaacttGACAAATTCATTAATGTGTGAAAGTCCTATATGGGAATTTTGAAGGTCCATGTTTATGATATATTCAAATAGGTAAAGTGAACGGACATGGTAATTTCGAATGTCAATATATAAATTTGATAGTTGCTCACAAATATAAGtcaatttttaaattaataatttattaatttatcgatataataatatctcgctaaattaataaaatatttcggtcccaacattattaatttatagaggttttactgtatatatacata
This window of the Rutidosis leptorrhynchoides isolate AG116_Rl617_1_P2 chromosome 7, CSIRO_AGI_Rlap_v1, whole genome shotgun sequence genome carries:
- the LOC139859683 gene encoding uncharacterized protein, which encodes MAAGWVKSLQCKARAADDVVHHHHHQMHILSASSSCRKSFQSLKDVVDTTTITKHNNKPTKAKHSQTDTNKPTSRKPDTPATRVRTANGASNPRRPSESHFPALTDLPEGHPSRNVVEIIFHTSWSVPKVFSGRIEMVFKVQNSARTVNHFEEYRELVKSGSGSNQIDEDHSRCVADGNEVMRFQCLGSTGGGGAYETAGGGWWSFQRGKRSALCTFSGSGVAHERGGGGKGRKAMLVCRVIAGRVGKQINVESGYSGGVGYDSVSGENGELLVFDSRAVLPCFLIIYKL